In bacterium, the DNA window CCTCGACGCCGCCGGGCTTCACGTCCACCAGCTCCGCGCGCACCGGGCGCAGGCGCTCGGCGATCTCGTCGGCCGACAGCGCGGCCAGCTCGGACTCCGCGGCCGGGACGTTCACCGCGACGAGCCCCTCGCGCCCCGGACGCGACCAGCGGTAGAAGCCGGTCTCCGCGGCCGGCGGGAAGACGGCGACGCTTCCCGACCCGTCGGCACGGAACGCCGCCTCGGCCCGCGCGCCCGCCGGTGACTCCAGCGTCGCGCTCCCCCCCGCCAGCTCCGGCCCTCCCGCCACCGTGAGCGCATCGCCGGCGACGCGCTCGGCGTCGGAGGCCTCCACGAGGTTGCCCGCGAGCCAGAGCACGAGCCGCTGGACGAGGGGGACGTACGCGGGACGGGTGGGCAGGTCGTTCCCGGCGAGGTCCGCGGTCGACGCCACGAAGACGACGCGCCCGCGCCCGACCCGCTGCTCGAGCAGCCACGGCGCGCCGTCCTCGAAGCGCGCGAGCACGCGCGCCGCGGGCGACGGGGGCCCGAGCTGCGCGCGCAGCGTGAACGAGGCCGTCGCGAACGTGCCGCCCGCCGGCGGCGCGAAGACAGTCAGCGGCGGCGCGGCGAAGTCGACGTCGCCGACGCGCCAGGGGCGATCGGGGTTGGCCGCCGCCGTCCCGGACACCGGCGCGGGGAGCAGCCCCCCGAGCGTCCGCCGCCACGCCTCCGCGTCGCACGCGCCGCCCCAGAACACGAGCAGCCCGCCGCCGTCCGACACATGCTTCGCCAGCCGTCGCCCCGCCTCCTCGCCGGGCGCCCGCACGTTGGCGAGCACCACCACGGAGGTCCCCTCGGGGATGCTCGCGGGCGCCTCCGGCCCCGCGGTGCCGATGCGCACCGGCACCGTCGCCGCCAGCCGCTCGTGACGCAGCGCCTCCTGGAGGAAGAACGTCTCGCCCTGGGCGAACGACGCGCCGGGGTCGCCGTCGACCACCAGCGCGTCGATCGGTGGCGCGACCTCGAGTGCCAGTCGGCGCCGGTCGTCCGCCGGGTAGCGGTCGGGGGGGACCCGGACCTCGACGCGCCGCGCCCCGCCCGCCGCCGGCCGCACCGCGAAGGGGACGCGGCCCCTCGTGCCGGGCGGGATGCTCTCGATCCGGCTCGCCGCGAGCGCGCCATCGAGCCACAGCTCCACGGGCACGACGCGCTCCGGCCCGCCGTTGAGGACCTCTGCGGCGACCTCCCGCGGCTCCCCGGCGATCGTGCTCTCGCCCCTGGCGGCCAGGCCGACGACGCCCGCGCGGTTGCGCGCGCCGTCCCCGGCCAGGCGCAGCAGCCGCACGGGGACCGAGGTGTCGATGGCCGCCAGCTGCGCGAACGCGAGCCGCTCCCACCCGCCGCGCGCCAGGTCGCTGATCACCACGATCCGCCGCTGCCGCCCGCCGGCCTCCCGCAGCAGGCGGTAGGCCTCGCCGAAGGCACGGCCGGGATCGGCGACCGCGGGGCGCGCCGCCGCGGCGGCCACTGCCGCGAGATACTGGTCGCGATCG includes these proteins:
- a CDS encoding BatA domain-containing protein, whose product is MQLGFLSPLNLLFALAIAVPVAIHLLQRRREAQVDFPAVRFLLIAQRRSSRRLRLRRLLLLALRCLAVLAFAALLARPVLQAPGASFREGEPGFTAVILDTSLSMTALSADDRQRFEAARDLARALAARGVRGERFALIEAAAAPGAPEAARWLDRDQYLAAVAAAAARPAVADPGRAFGEAYRLLREAGGRQRRIVVISDLARGGWERLAFAQLAAIDTSVPVRLLRLAGDGARNRAGVVGLAARGESTIAGEPREVAAEVLNGGPERVVPVELWLDGALAASRIESIPPGTRGRVPFAVRPAAGGARRVEVRVPPDRYPADDRRRLALEVAPPIDALVVDGDPGASFAQGETFFLQEALRHERLAATVPVRIGTAGPEAPASIPEGTSVVVLANVRAPGEEAGRRLAKHVSDGGGLLVFWGGACDAEAWRRTLGGLLPAPVSGTAAANPDRPWRVGDVDFAAPPLTVFAPPAGGTFATASFTLRAQLGPPSPAARVLARFEDGAPWLLEQRVGRGRVVFVASTADLAGNDLPTRPAYVPLVQRLVLWLAGNLVEASDAERVAGDALTVAGGPELAGGSATLESPAGARAEAAFRADGSGSVAVFPPAAETGFYRWSRPGREGLVAVNVPAAESELAALSADEIAERLRPVRAELVDVKPGGVEGDPSRLGERSLAPPLLGALLALLLLETLVAGPRLPWRG